Proteins from one Gorilla gorilla gorilla isolate KB3781 chromosome 11, NHGRI_mGorGor1-v2.1_pri, whole genome shotgun sequence genomic window:
- the ITM2C gene encoding integral membrane protein 2C has translation MVKISFQPAVAGIKGDKADKASASAPAPASATEILLTPAREEQPPQHRSKRGGSVGGVCYLSMGMVVLLMGLVFASVYIYRYFFLAQLARDNFFRCGVLYEDSLSSQVRTQMELEEDVKIYLDENYERINVPVPQFGGGDPADIIHDFQRGLTAYHDISLDKCYVIELNTTIVLPPRNFWELLMNVKRGTYLPQTYIIQEEMVVTEHVSDKEALGSFIYHLCNGKDTYRLRRRATRRRINKRGAKNCNAIRHFENTFVVETLICGVV, from the exons ATGGTGAAGATTAGCTTCCAGCCCGCCGTGGCTGGCATCAAGGGCGACAAGGCTGACAAGGCGTCGGCGTCGGCCCCTGCGCCGGCCTCGGCCACCGAGATCCTGCTGACGCCGGCTAGG GAGGAGCAGCCCCCACAACATCGATCCAAGAGGGGGGGCTCAGTGGGCGGCGTGTGCTACCTGTCGATGGGCATGGTCGTGCTGCTCATGGGCCTGGTGTTCGCCTCTGTCTACATCTACAGATACTTCTTCCTTGCGCAG CTGGCCCGAGATAACTTCTTCCGCTGTGGTGTGCTGTATGAGGACTCCCTGTCCTCCCAGGTCCGGACTCAGATGGAGCTGGAAGAGGATGTGAAAATCTACCTCGACGAGAACTACGAGCGCATCAATGTGCCTGTGCCCCAGTTTGGCGGTGGTGACCCTGCAGACATCATCCATGACTTCCAGCGG GGTCTGACTGCGTACCATGATATCTCCCTGGACAAGTGCTATGTCATCGAACTCAACACCACCATTGTGCTGCCCCCTCGCAACTTCTGGGAGCTCCTCATGAACGTGAAG AGGGGGACCTACCTCCCACAGACTTACATCATCCAGGAGGAGATGGTGGTCACGGAGCATGTCAGTGACAAGGAGGCCCTGGGGTCCTTCATCTACCACCTGTGCAATGGGAAAGACACCTACAGGCTCCGGCGCCGGGCAACGCGGAGGC GGATCAACAAGCGTGGGGCCAAGAACTGCAACGCCATCCGCCACTTCGAGAACACCTTCGTGGTGGAGACGCTCATCTGCGGGGTGGTGTGA